From one Macaca nemestrina isolate mMacNem1 chromosome 5, mMacNem.hap1, whole genome shotgun sequence genomic stretch:
- the H1-4 gene encoding histone H1.4, with product MSETAPAAPAAPAPAEKTPVKKKARKSAGAAKRKASGPPVSELITKAVAASKERSGVSLAALKKALAAAGYDVEKNNSRIKLGLKSLVSKGTLVQTKGTGASGSFKLNKKAASGEAKPKAKKAGAAKAKKPTGAAKKPKKATGAATPKKSAKKTPKKAKKPAAAAGAKKAKSPKKAKAAKPKKAPKSPAKAKAVKPKAAKPKTAKPKAAKPKKAAAKKK from the coding sequence ATGTCCGAGACTGCGCCTGCCGCGCCCGCTGCTCCGGCCCCTGCCGAGAAAACACCCGTGAAGAAGAAGGCTCGCAAGTCCGCAGGTGCGGCTAAGCGCAAAGCGTCTGGGCCCCCCGTGTCCGAGCTCATTACTAAGGCTGTTGCCGCCTCCAAGGAGCGCAGCGGTGTATCTTTGGCCGCTCTCAAGAAAGCGCTGGCAGCCGCTGGCTATGACGTGGAGAAGAACAACAGCCGCATCAAGCTGGGTCTCAAGAGCCTGGTGAGCAAGGGCACTCTGGTGCAGACCAAGGGCACCGGCGCATCGGGTTCTTTCAAACTCAACAAGAAGGCGGCCTCCGGGGAAGCCAAGCCTAAAGCTAAAAAGGCAGGCGCGGCCAAAGCCAAGAAGCCTACAGGAGCGGCGAAGAAGCCCAAGAAGGCGACGGGGGCAGCCACCCCTAAGAAGAGCGCCAAGAAGACCCCAAAGAAGGCGAAGAAGCCGGCTGCGGCTGCTGGAGCCAAAAAAGCGAAAAGCCCGAAAAAGGCTAAAGCAGCCAAGCCAAAAAAGGCGCCCAAGAGCCCAGCGAAGGCCAAAGCAGTGAAACCCAAGGCGGCTAAACCAAAGACCGCCAAGCCCAAGGCAGCCAAGCCAAAGAAGGCGGCAGCCAAGAAAAAGTAG
- the LOC105482580 gene encoding histone H2B type 1-M-like, whose product MNGASVGVIIFSGVCDSVVIINVAMPEPTKSAPAPKKGSKKAVTKAQKKDGKKRKRSRKESYSVYVYKVLKQVHPDTGISSKAMGIMNSFVNDIFERIAGEASRLAHYNKRSTITSREIQTAVRLLLPGELAKHAVSEGTKAVTKYTSSK is encoded by the coding sequence ATGAACGGGGCATCGGTGGGAGTGATTATTTTCTCAGGTGTTTGCGACAGTGTTGTAATTATTAACGTTGCTATGCCTGAGCCTACCAAGTCTGCTCCTGCCCCAAAGAAGGGCTCCAAGAAGGCGGTGACTAAGGCGCAGAAGAAGGACGGGAAGAAGCGCAAGCGCAGCCGCAAGGAGAGCTATTCCGTGTATGTGTACAAGGTGCTGAAGCAGGTCCACCCCGACACCGGCATCTCTTCCAAGGCTATGGGGATCATGAATTCCTTCGTCAACGACATCTTCGAGCGCATCGCCGGCGAGGCTTCCCGCCTGGCGCACTACAACAAGCGCTCGACCATCACTTCCAGGGAGATCCAGACGGCCGTGCGCCTGCTGCTTCCGGGGGAGCTGGCCAAGCACGCCGTGTCGGAGGGCACCAAGGCCGTCACCAAGTACACCAGTTCCAAGTAA